Proteins from a genomic interval of Ferrimicrobium sp.:
- a CDS encoding aspartate kinase produces MALIIQKYGGTSVADADRIRTVADYVARSRRRGDDVVVVVSAMGKTTDDLIRLAGDVSATIPPREMDMLLTAGERISVSLLCMALAELGVLAESFTGSQAGIITDTDHTKAKIVEIKPDRIRASLGAGVVPVIAGFQGVSTERNVTTLGRGGSDTTAVAIAASLGANVCEIYTDVSGVFTADPRVVPSARKIPRISFEEMLELSASGGRVLALRSVEFARNYGVNLHVRSSFTWEPGTWVVEEEKTMEQAVVSAISHDASEVKLTLLRVPDQPGVAAQIFRVIADAGINVDMIVQNTSIAGHTDISFTAPKVDLELAQRVTEEVAKQVHAGEVIVDAAIGRVSLVGAGMKSNPGVTATMFETLANKGINIEMISTSAIRISCVIRSDHLETAVQALHEAFRL; encoded by the coding sequence GTGGCTCTCATAATTCAAAAGTATGGTGGCACCTCCGTAGCTGATGCGGATCGTATCCGGACGGTGGCTGACTACGTTGCACGCTCGAGGCGTCGAGGTGATGATGTCGTGGTGGTGGTATCAGCCATGGGCAAGACGACCGATGACCTAATTCGGCTCGCCGGCGATGTCAGCGCCACCATCCCTCCTAGGGAGATGGATATGCTCCTGACCGCAGGGGAGCGGATCTCGGTGTCACTGCTCTGCATGGCGCTTGCTGAACTGGGAGTCTTAGCGGAATCCTTCACGGGGTCACAAGCCGGCATCATCACCGATACCGATCACACCAAGGCAAAGATTGTCGAGATCAAACCCGACCGAATCAGAGCCTCGCTTGGCGCCGGAGTGGTGCCGGTCATCGCCGGGTTTCAAGGGGTTTCGACCGAGCGCAATGTCACGACGCTCGGGCGTGGGGGGTCTGATACGACCGCTGTGGCGATTGCCGCGAGCCTGGGTGCCAATGTCTGTGAGATCTACACCGATGTGTCCGGGGTCTTTACGGCGGATCCGAGGGTTGTGCCGAGCGCCCGCAAGATACCGCGGATCTCGTTTGAAGAGATGTTGGAGCTTTCGGCCTCTGGCGGGCGAGTTCTTGCTCTTCGCTCGGTGGAATTTGCGCGAAATTATGGAGTGAACCTGCACGTGCGCTCTAGTTTTACCTGGGAGCCAGGGACCTGGGTTGTGGAAGAGGAGAAGACGATGGAACAGGCAGTGGTCAGTGCGATCTCTCATGATGCCTCTGAGGTCAAGCTGACGCTCTTGCGGGTACCGGACCAGCCGGGGGTGGCCGCTCAAATTTTTCGGGTCATCGCAGATGCGGGCATCAATGTCGATATGATCGTGCAGAACACGTCGATCGCTGGTCACACCGATATCTCCTTTACCGCTCCCAAGGTCGACCTCGAACTGGCACAAAGGGTCACCGAGGAGGTCGCGAAGCAGGTTCACGCTGGTGAGGTCATCGTCGATGCCGCTATCGGCCGGGTATCGCTGGTGGGTGCTGGCATGAAGTCAAATCCTGGCGTGACGGCGACGATGTTCGAGACATTGGCCAACAAGGGTATCAACATCGAGATGATCTCGACCTCGGCGATTCGTATCTCCTGCGTCATTCGCTCCGACCATCTTGAGACCGCGGTGCAGGCCTTGCACGAGGCGTTCAGGCTATGA
- a CDS encoding aspartate-semialdehyde dehydrogenase yields the protein MRSAGTLAVVGATGQVGTVMLRILEERNIPFDHLRLFASSRSAGSTILCGQHSVVVEDVETADLAGVDHALFSIGATASQRHAPRFASAGAVVIDNSSAYRMDPEVPLVVPEVNPGDAMNRPLGIIANPNCTTMIAMPPLAVIDRLFGLERVIASTYQAASGAGKAGVAELDEQLQRPDLVKLTFDGASVTFGPPQKFPAVLAGNVIPLAGELHGGDTSEEEKFINESRKILGLADLKVHATCVRVPVFTGHSIAIVAECHGQPEVQALVDALEHQPECRVVDLPTPLASAGVDPVLVGRIRLDRSSPKGIAFFVAGDNLRKGAALNAVQILELLLG from the coding sequence ATGAGAAGCGCAGGAACCCTCGCGGTCGTCGGTGCGACTGGCCAGGTTGGGACGGTCATGCTGCGGATTCTTGAGGAACGTAACATCCCCTTTGATCATCTGCGGCTCTTTGCTTCGTCTCGGTCTGCAGGGTCAACGATACTGTGTGGTCAACATTCTGTTGTGGTGGAGGATGTCGAAACCGCCGACCTCGCCGGCGTCGATCACGCCCTCTTCTCCATTGGCGCGACGGCGTCACAGCGCCATGCTCCTCGGTTTGCTTCGGCTGGTGCTGTCGTGATCGACAACTCATCAGCGTATCGAATGGATCCAGAGGTACCTCTTGTGGTGCCCGAGGTTAATCCCGGTGATGCCATGAATCGACCGCTCGGAATCATCGCAAACCCCAACTGCACCACAATGATCGCGATGCCCCCGCTCGCTGTGATCGACCGCCTCTTTGGACTTGAACGGGTCATCGCCTCGACCTATCAGGCGGCGTCGGGAGCCGGTAAAGCCGGGGTAGCTGAACTCGATGAGCAGCTGCAGCGCCCAGACCTTGTCAAGCTCACCTTCGACGGTGCCTCGGTGACCTTTGGCCCGCCACAGAAGTTTCCCGCCGTCCTAGCCGGTAACGTGATCCCACTTGCCGGTGAACTCCACGGTGGTGACACGTCTGAGGAGGAGAAATTCATCAACGAGTCTCGTAAGATCCTGGGGCTGGCTGACCTGAAGGTGCATGCCACCTGTGTTCGGGTGCCAGTCTTCACGGGGCACAGTATCGCGATCGTCGCCGAGTGCCACGGTCAGCCAGAGGTCCAGGCGCTTGTGGATGCGCTCGAACATCAGCCCGAGTGCCGGGTCGTGGACCTTCCGACCCCGTTGGCAAGCGCGGGAGTCGATCCAGTGCTCGTCGGTCGGATCCGACTCGATCGGTCGTCTCCGAAGGGAATTGCGTTTTTTGTTGCCGGGGATAACCTTCGAAAGGGCGCCGCACTCAACGCAGTCCAGATCCTCGAGCTCTTGTTAGGCTGA
- a CDS encoding flagellar protein FliS, with amino-acid sequence MVHSGKRSYAEHAVETASPSSRLVMIIDLLESALLRADRAYQTHDLYEIHCGLKNAQTIVALLRDSLALDVWEGARDVYRLYEYALDRLVRSNLAKNPELLMEAEEVLRPLLDAWRQAAVLVGVNG; translated from the coding sequence GTGGTTCACTCTGGAAAGCGAAGCTACGCGGAACACGCGGTAGAGACGGCATCACCATCATCGCGTCTCGTGATGATCATCGACCTTCTCGAGAGCGCGCTGCTTCGAGCTGACCGTGCCTATCAGACGCACGATCTCTACGAGATCCACTGTGGGCTAAAAAACGCGCAAACGATCGTGGCGTTGCTTCGCGATAGTCTGGCGCTCGACGTATGGGAGGGCGCTCGCGATGTCTATCGCCTCTACGAGTACGCGCTGGATCGATTGGTGAGATCAAATCTGGCCAAGAACCCCGAACTCTTGATGGAGGCAGAAGAGGTGCTGCGTCCCTTGTTGGATGCTTGGCGACAGGCTGCGGTATTGGTCGGCGTTAATGGATGA
- a CDS encoding flagellar basal body protein codes for MGSTSIQALQFALDGLTSQQHAIANNLANVNTPGFQASNVSFQTSLSNALANGGTASVTLSPSTNPESLDGNNVSLGNQLVRLQNNALAYQAVSDQLTTQFQILSGSMGGQF; via the coding sequence GTGGGTTCTACCTCGATTCAAGCTCTCCAGTTTGCGCTCGATGGGTTGACGTCCCAGCAGCACGCGATCGCTAACAACCTGGCCAATGTCAATACACCAGGATTTCAAGCGTCGAATGTCTCGTTTCAGACATCACTGTCCAATGCGCTCGCCAATGGCGGTACGGCTTCGGTAACGTTGAGCCCATCAACGAACCCTGAGTCATTGGATGGCAATAACGTTTCGCTCGGAAATCAGCTGGTACGACTGCAAAACAATGCGCTTGCCTATCAGGCGGTTTCGGATCAGTTGACGACCCAATTCCAGATTCTCTCAGGTTCGATGGGAGGCCAGTTCTAA
- a CDS encoding flagellar basal body protein produces MSLFGAINIAGTGVNAEQTWLDTIGSNIANANDIAGVNQPQYQEQEVFVAPKPSVNSSGIPNFTNYALGDGVQVSSIVTPKPNGELKYDPNSTFANKQGMVKEPGINLGTELGNLVTAQYSYEANASVISQAKAAYLSVLGIVN; encoded by the coding sequence ATGTCACTGTTTGGTGCTATCAACATTGCAGGAACAGGTGTCAATGCCGAGCAAACATGGCTCGATACGATTGGCTCTAACATCGCAAATGCCAATGACATTGCAGGTGTAAACCAGCCTCAGTATCAGGAGCAAGAGGTGTTTGTCGCGCCAAAGCCATCGGTGAACTCCTCGGGTATCCCGAACTTTACCAACTATGCATTGGGAGATGGTGTGCAGGTGAGCTCGATCGTTACACCGAAGCCCAATGGCGAACTCAAGTATGATCCGAACTCGACCTTTGCGAACAAGCAAGGTATGGTGAAGGAACCAGGCATCAATCTCGGTACTGAGCTTGGCAATCTGGTGACGGCACAGTACAGCTACGAGGCAAATGCCTCGGTCATCAGCCAGGCAAAGGCTGCCTATCTTTCCGTCTTAGGGATCGTGAACTGA
- a CDS encoding flagellar hook-basal body complex protein FliE, with amino-acid sequence MVPAIGAITSSLGANLPPIGSSAPSGATGTSSFGQILGNAIDSLQGTQATAATQAQQVATGQANLSDAMVASNESLLATQLVVALRNGAVSAINQVMSTQF; translated from the coding sequence ATGGTCCCCGCAATCGGTGCGATCACCTCAAGCCTTGGTGCCAACCTGCCCCCAATCGGCTCGAGTGCGCCAAGTGGAGCAACCGGTACAAGCTCATTTGGCCAGATCCTTGGTAACGCCATCGACTCGCTGCAGGGCACGCAGGCAACTGCGGCCACCCAAGCGCAACAGGTGGCGACCGGACAGGCGAACCTGAGCGATGCCATGGTTGCCTCCAATGAGTCGTTGCTTGCGACTCAGCTTGTCGTGGCACTACGTAATGGGGCTGTGAGCGCCATCAACCAAGTCATGTCGACGCAGTTTTAA
- the fliF gene encoding flagellar M-ring protein FliF — MASTDTLSNVTKSLKRFADGFTTGQKAVVLVGLAIVVAIVFVVSSMTSKPTYGVLFTNLSASDAGSITAKLTSAGVPYQLADSGSVIEVPQNMVDQERIAMAQAGLPANSTVGLSLLSSVGITTSQITQQADYQAALQGQLEQTIEAINGVQTAQVNLALPPTDVFAVGGNQTPTASVIVTLDNGVTLSSTQVQAIVHLVASAIPNMNANGVTVVDQNGDVLAAPGQGVTGTGTNSVAQAFDNTMEASLQSMLDSVLGPNQANVRVAATLNENQVTTKSQQIPTVKGKAQSALTQSSTQNQTFTGAGTVAGGTLGAVTPVAGNGTNSNYKQNSTNNSYAVGQVDQTTVQAPGQVQRLSIAVAVNSKLKGGYSLAKIKSMVAAAAGVVPKRGDTLSVVALPFATQTTTAPAASNPLGSIFSLGKILLLVLGVIGAILLMARSSARTEVEPLFLDAGEMAPTMALGPGDATQLMPALSMPTAQPIVADDVLDYIDKQPDDVAKLLRIWMGSRGNK; from the coding sequence ATGGCATCGACGGATACCTTGTCTAACGTCACCAAGAGCCTGAAGCGTTTTGCTGACGGCTTCACGACGGGTCAAAAGGCGGTCGTTCTGGTTGGCCTTGCGATTGTGGTGGCGATCGTCTTTGTGGTCTCGTCAATGACCTCAAAGCCGACCTATGGGGTGTTGTTCACAAACCTGTCGGCCTCGGACGCAGGTTCGATCACCGCGAAGTTGACGAGCGCTGGTGTGCCGTACCAGCTTGCAGATTCGGGCTCGGTGATCGAGGTGCCCCAAAATATGGTCGATCAAGAGCGCATCGCGATGGCTCAGGCGGGTCTACCGGCGAACTCGACGGTGGGTCTGTCGTTGCTGTCAAGCGTCGGGATTACCACCTCCCAGATCACCCAGCAGGCCGACTACCAGGCGGCACTGCAAGGCCAGCTTGAGCAGACCATTGAGGCGATCAACGGTGTGCAGACCGCACAAGTCAACCTGGCGTTGCCCCCAACGGATGTCTTTGCGGTCGGCGGCAATCAGACACCGACGGCATCGGTGATCGTGACGCTTGACAACGGTGTGACGCTCTCGTCGACCCAGGTACAGGCCATCGTGCACTTGGTTGCCTCCGCGATCCCCAACATGAATGCCAACGGCGTGACGGTGGTCGACCAAAACGGTGATGTGTTGGCCGCCCCCGGACAAGGGGTGACCGGCACCGGGACGAATTCGGTGGCCCAGGCTTTTGATAACACGATGGAGGCCTCACTGCAGTCGATGCTCGACTCGGTCCTCGGGCCCAATCAGGCCAACGTGCGCGTGGCAGCTACCTTAAACGAGAACCAGGTCACCACCAAGTCCCAACAGATTCCGACGGTGAAGGGCAAGGCGCAATCAGCGCTCACGCAGTCCAGCACCCAGAACCAGACCTTCACCGGAGCGGGGACGGTGGCCGGTGGCACGCTCGGTGCGGTCACTCCGGTGGCGGGTAACGGCACCAACAGCAACTATAAACAAAACTCAACCAACAACAGCTACGCCGTGGGACAGGTTGACCAGACGACGGTGCAGGCACCGGGTCAGGTGCAACGCCTCTCGATCGCGGTGGCGGTCAACTCGAAACTCAAAGGTGGGTACTCGCTCGCCAAGATCAAGAGTATGGTCGCAGCTGCAGCTGGTGTTGTGCCAAAGAGAGGGGACACCTTGAGTGTGGTCGCCTTGCCCTTTGCCACCCAGACAACCACTGCACCAGCCGCATCAAACCCACTTGGCTCCATCTTCTCGCTGGGCAAGATTCTCTTGCTCGTGCTAGGGGTGATTGGTGCCATCCTGTTGATGGCCCGATCCTCCGCGCGAACGGAGGTCGAACCACTCTTCCTCGATGCGGGAGAGATGGCGCCGACCATGGCGTTGGGACCGGGTGATGCCACCCAGTTGATGCCTGCACTCTCGATGCCGACGGCCCAGCCGATCGTCGCTGACGATGTGCTCGATTACATCGATAAGCAACCAGACGATGTCGCCAAGCTCCTGCGCATCTGGATGGGATCCCGAGGCAACAAGTGA
- the fliG gene encoding flagellar motor switch protein FliG has translation MTTAKDLTGIQKSAAVLVQLGTELAARVLRSMSETEAVALTLEIAKLPNLDKETIAELMEEFVESVIAVKTVGQGGMDAAREILSARLGKSEADEVLAQFSGRSIENPLSFLSHVESFQLASFLQEEHPQTVALILSHVNSTMAAEVMAAMPDEVRADITRRIALLSRVDPVIVEQTAVVLQRKLAGLTKTGPVAMHSGLSSVVEILNNIDQTTERRILSDLDAVDPELADRIREQMFVFEDVLRLDDRTLQRVLRQVSPKDLAVALKGVAPSMVAKVMNNISERAALDLEEEIEILGPVRLSTVEAAQAGVVRAVRELEAAGEIMIARSDEELVN, from the coding sequence GTGACGACAGCGAAGGACCTCACCGGCATACAGAAGTCCGCTGCCGTTTTGGTGCAGCTTGGGACTGAGCTGGCAGCTCGGGTCCTGCGTTCCATGAGCGAGACCGAGGCGGTGGCGCTCACACTCGAGATCGCCAAACTCCCGAATCTGGACAAGGAGACGATCGCAGAGTTGATGGAGGAGTTTGTCGAGTCAGTGATCGCGGTCAAGACCGTCGGTCAAGGTGGCATGGACGCAGCTCGAGAAATTCTATCTGCGCGTTTAGGTAAGAGCGAGGCCGATGAGGTCCTCGCTCAGTTCTCGGGGCGTTCAATCGAGAATCCACTCTCGTTCCTCTCGCACGTCGAATCCTTTCAATTGGCCTCCTTTTTGCAGGAGGAGCACCCACAAACCGTTGCTCTCATTCTCTCACACGTCAACTCCACGATGGCGGCCGAGGTGATGGCGGCCATGCCAGACGAGGTCCGTGCCGACATCACTCGACGGATTGCATTGTTGAGCCGTGTCGATCCGGTCATCGTCGAGCAAACCGCTGTGGTGCTTCAGCGAAAACTCGCTGGATTGACGAAGACGGGTCCAGTGGCCATGCACAGTGGCTTGAGTTCGGTGGTCGAGATCCTCAACAACATCGATCAGACCACCGAGCGCCGCATCTTATCCGACCTCGATGCCGTCGATCCTGAGCTTGCCGACCGAATTCGCGAGCAGATGTTTGTCTTTGAAGATGTCCTAAGGCTTGATGATCGGACGCTACAACGGGTGCTGCGGCAGGTCTCGCCGAAGGATCTAGCGGTTGCCCTGAAGGGGGTTGCCCCTTCGATGGTCGCGAAGGTGATGAACAACATCTCTGAGCGTGCCGCGCTTGACCTCGAAGAGGAGATTGAGATCCTCGGGCCTGTGCGTCTCTCTACCGTTGAGGCTGCGCAAGCGGGCGTTGTCCGCGCGGTTCGCGAACTCGAGGCCGCCGGTGAGATCATGATCGCACGATCCGACGAGGAGTTGGTCAACTGA
- a CDS encoding FliI/YscN family ATPase, with protein sequence MIPDIMRERLLSVVEPTPRGRVCRLVGMHLEVEGVEAGIGDAVVVDLGGSKTLIAEVVGLDNQRLICMPFKEMTGVRYGNAAWSLKRPPLFPVGPSLLGRVLDSEGRPIDQLGPLSPEDLVVIEGRAPSPMDRSLIDEQLSLGIRVVDSLVPCGIGQRLGVFAGAGVGKSSLLSMMIRGADVDVIVLALVGERGREVKEFLEHDLGPEGLARAAIVVATSDAPPLLRVRAALAATRVAEWFRDQGKRVLLVMDSLTRLGLAQREIGLSAGEPPSVRGYPPSVFALMARLLERAGTSSTGSITGIYSVLVDGDDLNDPIADSARSVLDGHIVLSRSQAQRGLYPAVSVLESISRLETAILDEPKRALAHEARRLYAELDQVRDLIDLGAYVAGSNVDVDRALAVVPNLTRLFAQDLMELTPATTTWARLAQTLGVSS encoded by the coding sequence ATGATTCCTGACATAATGCGCGAGCGTCTCCTCTCCGTCGTTGAACCCACCCCGCGAGGACGAGTTTGTCGTCTCGTCGGCATGCACTTGGAGGTCGAGGGGGTCGAGGCTGGTATCGGCGATGCCGTCGTCGTGGATCTCGGCGGATCCAAGACCCTGATCGCCGAGGTGGTTGGCCTCGATAACCAGCGTCTGATCTGCATGCCCTTCAAGGAGATGACCGGGGTTCGCTACGGCAATGCCGCCTGGTCGCTCAAGCGGCCGCCACTGTTTCCGGTTGGTCCCTCCCTGCTTGGCAGGGTGCTCGATTCCGAAGGCCGACCAATCGATCAGCTTGGGCCACTTTCACCTGAGGATCTCGTCGTTATCGAGGGTCGTGCTCCATCGCCGATGGATCGCAGCCTGATTGACGAGCAGCTTTCGTTGGGTATTCGGGTGGTTGACTCGCTGGTGCCCTGTGGTATCGGTCAACGACTCGGCGTCTTTGCCGGTGCTGGGGTAGGGAAGTCCTCGCTGCTCTCGATGATGATTCGAGGCGCCGACGTCGATGTCATCGTGCTGGCTCTTGTTGGCGAACGCGGTCGAGAGGTGAAGGAGTTCCTTGAACACGATCTCGGCCCTGAAGGGCTCGCCAGGGCGGCCATCGTCGTCGCGACCTCCGATGCCCCTCCATTGCTGAGGGTCCGTGCCGCCCTGGCGGCAACTCGTGTCGCCGAGTGGTTCCGCGACCAGGGCAAACGGGTGCTATTGGTCATGGACTCGTTGACCCGCCTCGGTCTCGCCCAACGCGAGATTGGTCTCTCAGCTGGCGAACCGCCCAGCGTGCGTGGGTATCCACCGTCGGTGTTTGCCCTGATGGCTCGCCTCTTAGAGCGGGCGGGAACCTCGAGTACGGGCAGCATCACCGGGATCTACTCGGTCCTTGTCGATGGCGACGATCTCAATGATCCGATTGCCGACTCGGCACGCTCGGTCCTCGACGGCCACATCGTCTTGAGCCGCTCACAGGCCCAGCGAGGGCTCTATCCTGCAGTATCGGTGCTTGAGTCGATCTCACGCCTCGAGACCGCGATCTTGGATGAACCCAAGCGAGCACTTGCCCATGAGGCGCGACGCCTCTACGCCGAGCTCGACCAGGTTCGCGATCTGATTGACCTAGGTGCTTATGTCGCTGGATCAAATGTCGATGTGGACCGAGCGCTCGCAGTAGTGCCAAACCTGACACGGCTGTTCGCCCAGGACCTGATGGAGCTCACTCCGGCCACAACCACGTGGGCGAGACTCGCCCAAACCCTTGGGGTGTCGTCATGA
- a CDS encoding lytic transglycosylase domain-containing protein, which yields MVDAPETGQTVQIQPVGSPTEIRSVAPQASVTPAGIGSNGAPSDLAPVFAAASQAYNLPANLLTSVATAESGMNPSAVSSAGAEGIMQIMPQTAASLGVNPMDPTQAIYGAAELLAQKLAKFGSVPLALAAYNAGDGAVEQYGGIPPYAQTENYVTEVMGLMGGQNVTSS from the coding sequence ATGGTCGACGCACCCGAGACCGGTCAGACGGTGCAGATCCAACCGGTTGGATCTCCTACCGAGATCCGTAGCGTCGCACCCCAGGCGAGTGTCACGCCAGCTGGGATTGGGTCGAATGGCGCACCAAGTGATCTTGCACCTGTCTTCGCCGCGGCGAGTCAGGCCTACAATCTCCCGGCCAACCTGCTCACCTCGGTGGCTACGGCGGAGTCGGGGATGAATCCATCCGCGGTCTCATCGGCCGGCGCCGAGGGGATCATGCAAATCATGCCGCAAACGGCGGCATCGCTTGGGGTGAATCCGATGGATCCAACGCAAGCGATCTATGGGGCGGCCGAACTGCTGGCGCAAAAACTCGCCAAGTTCGGATCCGTACCACTTGCGCTTGCGGCCTATAACGCCGGCGATGGAGCCGTCGAGCAGTACGGAGGGATACCGCCGTATGCCCAAACCGAGAATTACGTTACCGAAGTTATGGGACTCATGGGAGGTCAAAATGTCACCAGTAGCTAA
- a CDS encoding flagellar hook-length control protein FliK has protein sequence MSPVAKSASTPLLEAIPVSTPKAAPGVPKGAAQANGSSNFAETSFAQVQAQVKHQKYGANQHTPGRGIPVTTTLTPAKTPPKDEPPTTAKSAHVKSTRSGSLIVTLVGGVPPSAGAMPTAPATTVSGAGTKGKPAIPVGTTLTPMLSQAGRGRSEATGTPNTTSHEGPAPVLVSSTASTPGASRLYNQSIAATLDAGGTAKGTPQPTKPTRVSDEIASQTGSTPSSIPSSSATTNGLGVALAASGQTRSGSQLSVEQVQELRGDTARGEVLSAKAHGHAKVLGQAESGTNVRALGSTGRGASDASEQNFSQLAGLRGAVQASSASGGPAGHTDTALTPQSALATPLASGTSETIGSTPLGQLGTVVAQVVREGNLPRTITISLEPKELGQLQLQVMSNAGEIQVLIHVADPLTRGMVSAQLGDLTNLLNRDLGFGGQQTGNQGGHPEPGPSVPTQETGLVQASDALRAQPDVMPAGLSTHSLIDLRL, from the coding sequence ATGTCACCAGTAGCTAAGTCAGCTAGTACCCCGCTTCTTGAGGCGATTCCAGTGAGCACCCCCAAGGCTGCTCCGGGTGTGCCAAAGGGAGCCGCCCAGGCAAATGGCTCCTCCAACTTCGCGGAGACGAGCTTTGCACAGGTGCAGGCACAGGTAAAACATCAAAAATACGGCGCTAATCAGCACACACCAGGGCGAGGCATTCCGGTGACGACGACGCTCACCCCCGCCAAGACACCTCCTAAGGACGAGCCGCCCACAACGGCAAAGTCCGCCCATGTCAAATCGACGAGATCTGGCTCCTTGATCGTTACGCTCGTTGGAGGTGTGCCCCCATCAGCTGGAGCCATGCCCACGGCACCTGCAACGACGGTGTCCGGTGCGGGTACCAAGGGTAAGCCAGCTATACCGGTGGGAACGACCTTGACTCCGATGCTTTCGCAAGCTGGGAGAGGTCGCTCCGAGGCAACCGGGACGCCCAATACGACATCACACGAGGGTCCAGCACCCGTGCTGGTGTCGAGCACTGCAAGCACCCCCGGGGCAAGCCGTTTGTACAACCAATCGATCGCCGCGACGCTCGACGCTGGTGGTACAGCGAAAGGCACCCCGCAGCCAACAAAGCCAACCCGGGTATCGGACGAGATCGCGAGCCAGACAGGCTCGACTCCGTCGTCGATCCCGTCTTCATCGGCTACGACGAACGGGCTTGGGGTGGCACTGGCTGCGTCGGGTCAGACCAGATCTGGGTCGCAACTGAGCGTTGAACAGGTTCAAGAGCTAAGGGGTGACACAGCACGAGGCGAGGTCCTGTCCGCCAAGGCTCATGGGCATGCCAAGGTCCTTGGGCAAGCCGAGTCCGGTACTAACGTGAGGGCCCTTGGGTCGACCGGTCGGGGCGCGAGTGACGCCAGCGAGCAGAATTTTTCCCAGCTCGCTGGGCTTCGTGGCGCTGTGCAAGCGAGTAGCGCATCGGGTGGGCCAGCAGGGCACACCGATACGGCGTTGACCCCGCAGTCCGCATTGGCGACACCGCTGGCGAGTGGGACCTCGGAGACGATCGGGTCCACACCGTTGGGCCAACTTGGCACCGTGGTGGCGCAGGTAGTCCGGGAGGGCAATCTGCCGAGGACGATCACCATCTCGCTTGAGCCCAAGGAGCTTGGACAGCTCCAACTTCAGGTGATGTCGAACGCCGGTGAGATCCAGGTGCTGATTCATGTTGCCGATCCTCTCACGAGGGGCATGGTCAGTGCACAGCTGGGCGATTTGACCAACCTGTTGAACCGTGACCTGGGCTTTGGTGGGCAACAAACCGGTAACCAAGGTGGGCATCCCGAACCTGGCCCGTCGGTCCCTACACAAGAGACTGGCCTCGTTCAGGCTAGCGACGCCCTCAGGGCGCAACCGGACGTGATGCCCGCCGGGCTCAGTACCCATTCGCTCATCGATCTAAGACTGTAA